The proteins below come from a single Streptococcus porcinus genomic window:
- a CDS encoding oligosaccharide flippase family protein: protein MKLKTEKLENQVSKSSLVITLSGLISKILAAIYRIPYQNIVGDRGFYAYQQVYPLLAIISALSLTALPNVVASIFQKNKHDDLQFLFRFQMLISLIFALLLILFCRPLAIIIGSEKLIFSILITALVLLTVPFNSFYRGLAQARVNMIPTAVSQVMEQVIRVSIILLAALFYKLFSWSIYRTANMAATGNLVASLSILIYFIYQDPKALHFLAIKQKKSNTEKSSIGISSLIFIFYTVYLLLFQFIDALFVKNSLIGAGYPHVMAEVNKGIYDRGQPLIQFGLIFSTAFFTTFLPKLTKDYYQNQQIYQSESQYFFDFICYLNMTIYLGFSMILAAMNRTLFEDNKGWLSLEIFISIIFISSLIQFFHQKFFIENRQKLSFLFLCLGLLLKVIMTPLLTRLYGIVGSSLSTILPLIIVLILYSRYANMEIKCFKNWRFIISILSMLIVVFIVQNILPNKTRTENFTEIILTSLIGLMIFIFVAKHLNAFDKKLWTYLPFAKEK from the coding sequence GTGAAATTAAAGACAGAAAAACTCGAAAATCAAGTTAGTAAATCAAGTTTAGTAATAACATTAAGCGGCCTTATTTCGAAAATATTGGCAGCTATTTATCGTATTCCTTATCAAAACATAGTAGGAGATAGGGGCTTTTATGCCTATCAACAAGTTTATCCGTTACTTGCAATTATCAGCGCTTTAAGTTTAACAGCACTTCCCAATGTTGTTGCAAGTATCTTCCAAAAAAACAAACATGACGATTTGCAATTTCTATTTAGATTTCAAATGTTGATAAGTCTTATTTTTGCTTTATTATTAATTCTCTTTTGCAGACCGTTAGCTATTATTATTGGAAGTGAAAAGTTAATTTTTAGTATTCTCATAACTGCTTTAGTTTTACTGACTGTCCCTTTTAATTCTTTTTACCGTGGTTTAGCCCAAGCAAGAGTGAATATGATTCCAACAGCTGTCAGTCAGGTAATGGAACAGGTCATCAGGGTAAGTATTATTCTTCTAGCAGCTTTATTTTATAAGCTATTTTCTTGGTCAATTTATAGAACGGCAAATATGGCAGCAACCGGAAATTTAGTTGCTAGCCTCTCTATCCTTATTTATTTTATTTATCAAGATCCTAAAGCTTTACATTTTTTAGCCATTAAGCAAAAAAAGAGTAATACTGAAAAATCTTCTATAGGTATTTCTAGCTTAATTTTCATCTTCTATACTGTCTATTTACTGCTATTTCAATTTATTGATGCTTTATTTGTTAAAAATAGTTTGATAGGAGCTGGTTATCCTCATGTAATGGCTGAAGTTAATAAAGGCATCTATGATCGTGGTCAACCACTTATTCAATTTGGCCTTATTTTCTCAACTGCTTTCTTTACAACTTTTCTACCAAAACTGACTAAGGACTACTATCAAAATCAGCAAATTTATCAAAGTGAAAGTCAGTATTTTTTTGACTTTATCTGTTACTTAAATATGACTATTTATCTCGGTTTTTCTATGATTTTAGCTGCTATGAATAGAACTTTATTTGAGGATAATAAGGGTTGGTTAAGTCTAGAAATTTTTATCAGTATTATTTTTATATCAAGTCTTATCCAATTTTTTCATCAAAAATTCTTTATTGAAAATCGTCAAAAATTGTCATTCTTATTCCTATGCTTAGGACTATTATTGAAAGTAATCATGACACCCCTACTAACAAGATTATATGGTATTGTTGGAAGCTCTTTATCAACTATCTTACCTTTAATTATTGTTCTTATCTTATATAGCAGATATGCTAATATGGAAATAAAATGTTTTAAAAATTGGAGATTTATCATTAGCATACTCTCTATGCTCATTGTGGTTTTTATTGTACAGAATATATTGCCAAATAAAACACGAACTGAAAATTTTACAGAGATTATTCTTACTAGTTTAATCGGCTTAATGATTTTTATTTTCGTAGCAAAGCATCTGAATGCTTTTGATAAGAAATTATGGACTTACCTACCATTTGCAAAAGAAAAATGA
- a CDS encoding RNA-binding S4 domain-containing protein gives MRLDKFLKVSRIIKRRPVAKEVADKGRIKVNGILAKSSTDLKLNDEIEIRFGNKLLTVKVVEMKDSTKKEDALKMYEIIKETRIESNEEA, from the coding sequence ATGAGATTAGATAAATTTTTAAAGGTTTCTCGGATTATAAAAAGGAGACCAGTAGCAAAAGAGGTTGCAGATAAGGGTAGAATAAAAGTTAATGGTATTTTAGCTAAAAGCTCTACTGATTTAAAATTAAATGATGAGATTGAAATTCGTTTCGGCAATAAATTGCTAACAGTTAAAGTAGTAGAGATGAAGGATAGTACCAAAAAAGAAGATGCTCTAAAAATGTATGAAATTATTAAAGAAACAAGGATTGAAAGCAATGAAGAAGCCTAG
- a CDS encoding FtsB family cell division protein has translation MKKPSIVQLNNKFIKDENQKKRFEEEELKKRNRFMGWILVIMMFLFILPTYNLVKSYVSLQKQNQQVIKLKKEYKELDASTQAKKQLANQLKDTNFVKKYARAKYYLTQEGEIVYPIPGLLPK, from the coding sequence ATGAAGAAGCCTAGCATCGTCCAATTAAATAATAAATTCATCAAGGATGAAAATCAGAAAAAACGCTTTGAAGAAGAAGAGTTAAAAAAACGTAACCGTTTTATGGGCTGGATTCTAGTTATTATGATGTTTCTTTTTATCTTACCAACTTATAATTTGGTTAAAAGCTATGTATCTTTACAAAAACAAAATCAGCAAGTTATTAAGTTAAAAAAAGAATACAAAGAACTAGATGCTAGTACTCAAGCTAAAAAGCAGTTAGCAAACCAACTTAAAGATACAAATTTTGTTAAGAAATACGCTCGTGCTAAATATTATTTAACTCAAGAAGGTGAAATTGTTTACCCAATCCCAGGATTGCTACCAAAATAA
- a CDS encoding SP_0009 family protein: MEDIVKKIETFLSFSEEKLEELKKENQTLKEELFDER, encoded by the coding sequence ATGGAAGATATTGTCAAAAAAATAGAAACTTTTCTATCTTTTTCAGAAGAAAAGTTAGAAGAACTCAAAAAAGAAAATCAAACTTTAAAAGAAGAACTATTCGATGAAAGATAA
- a CDS encoding serine hydrolase yields MKKLLALMIMVFFVSPVPVISTEKEINFSNTHLHPLTQSIASRATYFSNIPQNPNLYYETNTYSDANLNIFAKVLKPNDDFQITDLLLNGSGTPVFALSDGTYIEANRRYIYDDMAINQVEVNLTFWLQGNFTVYKQPFVKGISTIKTDLTAFTNVHASQMAQTQEGNYYYIDNKGWISEKDLSRADNRMVKVQEVLSQKYNKDKYSIYVKQLDSQASAGINADKMMYSASIAKLATLYYVQNQLNTGQIKLDKPLKYVNQVNHFDGAYGPSGSGHIDKEADNKEYTVDTLLKAIAQHSDNVATNILGYYVANKYDHKFYSQINAISGIDWNMESRMISSHAAANIMESIYYQKGEIISYLSQTDFDNKRISKNIQVPVAHKIGDAYDYKHDVAIVYGNSPFILSIFTDKSSYDDITDIADDVYAILK; encoded by the coding sequence ATGAAAAAACTATTAGCATTAATGATAATGGTCTTTTTTGTGTCTCCTGTACCTGTTATTAGTACCGAAAAAGAAATTAATTTTTCTAATACACATCTTCATCCTCTGACACAAAGCATTGCCTCTAGGGCAACTTATTTTAGCAATATTCCTCAAAATCCTAATCTTTATTATGAAACAAATACCTATTCAGATGCTAATTTAAATATTTTCGCAAAAGTTTTGAAACCTAATGATGATTTTCAAATTACAGATTTGCTCCTAAATGGAAGTGGTACACCTGTGTTTGCATTATCAGATGGCACCTATATTGAAGCAAATCGTCGATATATTTATGATGATATGGCTATTAATCAGGTAGAGGTAAATCTTACTTTTTGGTTACAAGGAAACTTTACTGTCTATAAACAACCTTTTGTGAAGGGTATTTCCACTATCAAGACTGATTTAACAGCTTTTACTAATGTTCATGCCAGTCAGATGGCACAAACGCAAGAAGGAAACTATTATTATATTGACAATAAAGGATGGATTTCCGAGAAAGATCTCTCAAGAGCCGATAACCGTATGGTTAAAGTACAAGAAGTTTTAAGTCAAAAATATAATAAAGATAAGTATTCTATCTATGTTAAGCAGTTGGATAGCCAGGCCAGTGCTGGTATTAATGCTGATAAAATGATGTATTCGGCAAGTATTGCTAAACTAGCAACGTTATATTATGTGCAGAATCAATTAAATACAGGTCAAATAAAATTAGACAAGCCTTTAAAGTATGTCAATCAAGTTAATCATTTTGATGGTGCCTATGGCCCATCCGGTAGCGGGCATATTGATAAAGAAGCTGATAATAAAGAATATACTGTTGATACTTTATTGAAAGCTATTGCTCAACATTCTGATAATGTAGCTACAAATATTTTAGGCTATTATGTTGCTAATAAATATGATCACAAATTTTATTCACAGATTAATGCTATTTCAGGTATTGACTGGAATATGGAAAGTAGAATGATATCATCACACGCTGCTGCAAATATTATGGAGTCTATCTATTACCAAAAAGGAGAAATTATTTCCTATCTTTCTCAAACTGATTTTGATAATAAACGGATTTCAAAAAATATTCAGGTACCAGTTGCTCATAAGATTGGTGACGCCTATGACTATAAACACGATGTTGCAATTGTCTACGGGAATTCACCCTTTATTTTATCTATTTTTACAGATAAATCCTCTTATGACGATATTACAGATATAGCAGATGATGTCTATGCCATTTTAAAATGA
- the tilS gene encoding tRNA lysidine(34) synthetase TilS: MIYSKIYTYCLQKAFFKNHKKVLIAVSGGVDSMNLLHFLHTFKRQLDISIAIAHVNHKQRKESELEEDYLKKWAEQHDIPIFIDYFKGNFSEQRARDFRYQFFKRIMVQGDYTALVTAHHADDQVETVFMRLIRGSLLRYLAGIKEVQPFAGGQLIRPFLHFHKNDLPNPYHFEDSSNLGLDYFRNRVRNFYLKELERENPKLSESILALAEESETLFIALADLTNHIDVTDRKIFLEQTDSVQFYLLQNYLAKFDDLFLSRKQVKEVLHILRAKGQGEFFLKNNYELVITSNQFHIRKIRLETEHKEMELLLKYDSDLSYQSYKFTFGSKETNIASEFTIPIYHLTPIMLRRRQPGDKINFGTFSKKLRRLFIDEKFSQQERKEAIVGVQENEIIFVMIAGKTYLRKASERDIMKARLYIEKLRKR, encoded by the coding sequence ATGATATATTCAAAAATTTATACTTATTGTCTTCAAAAAGCTTTTTTTAAAAATCATAAAAAGGTTTTAATAGCTGTTTCAGGTGGAGTAGATTCAATGAATTTACTGCACTTTTTACATACCTTTAAACGTCAATTAGATATAAGTATTGCTATTGCTCATGTCAATCACAAACAAAGAAAAGAGTCTGAATTAGAGGAAGACTATTTAAAAAAATGGGCTGAACAACATGATATCCCAATTTTTATTGACTATTTCAAAGGTAATTTTTCAGAGCAGAGGGCGCGTGATTTTCGCTACCAATTTTTCAAAAGGATAATGGTTCAAGGAGATTACACAGCCCTTGTGACAGCACATCATGCAGATGATCAAGTGGAAACTGTTTTTATGCGTCTGATTAGAGGGAGCTTACTCCGATATCTTGCTGGAATCAAAGAAGTTCAGCCATTTGCCGGTGGCCAATTGATTAGACCATTTTTACACTTTCATAAAAATGATTTACCTAATCCTTATCATTTTGAAGACAGTAGTAATTTAGGTCTTGATTATTTTCGAAATCGCGTCCGCAACTTTTATTTGAAAGAATTAGAAAGAGAGAATCCTAAGTTAAGTGAGTCAATATTAGCTCTCGCTGAGGAATCTGAGACTCTTTTTATAGCACTAGCGGACTTAACAAATCACATTGATGTTACAGATCGAAAAATATTTCTAGAACAAACAGACTCTGTTCAATTCTACTTATTACAAAATTATTTAGCAAAATTTGATGACCTATTTTTATCTCGCAAGCAGGTTAAAGAAGTATTACATATTTTAAGAGCAAAAGGACAGGGAGAATTTTTCTTAAAAAATAACTACGAGCTTGTTATTACATCTAATCAATTTCACATTCGAAAAATCAGGCTTGAGACGGAGCACAAGGAGATGGAGCTTCTGTTAAAATATGACTCAGACCTTTCTTACCAATCTTATAAGTTTACTTTCGGGTCCAAAGAAACTAATATAGCGAGTGAATTCACTATTCCAATCTATCACTTAACGCCCATAATGCTTCGTAGGCGCCAGCCTGGCGATAAAATTAATTTTGGAACATTTTCTAAAAAGCTTAGACGACTCTTTATTGATGAGAAATTTTCCCAACAAGAGAGGAAAGAAGCTATTGTTGGGGTTCAAGAAAATGAAATTATCTTTGTTATGATAGCTGGTAAAACATATTTGAGAAAAGCATCAGAACGTGATATAATGAAGGCTAGACTCTATATTGAAAAATTAAGAAAAAGGTGA
- the hpt gene encoding hypoxanthine phosphoribosyltransferase, with the protein MLEQDIQKILYSEEDIILKTKELGQQLTKDYHGKNPLLVGVLKGSVPFMSELMKHIDTHVEIDFMIVSSYHGGTTSSGEVKILKDVDTNIEGRDILFVEDIIDTGRTLKYLRDMFKYRKANSVKIATLFDKPEGRVVEIEADYVCYDVPNEFIVGFGLDYEENYRNLPYVGVLKEEIYSK; encoded by the coding sequence ATGCTTGAGCAAGATATTCAAAAAATTCTTTATTCAGAAGAAGATATCATTTTAAAGACTAAAGAACTTGGCCAACAGTTAACAAAGGATTACCATGGGAAAAATCCTTTATTGGTTGGAGTTTTAAAAGGTTCTGTTCCATTTATGTCTGAATTGATGAAACATATTGATACCCATGTCGAGATTGATTTTATGATCGTTTCAAGTTATCATGGTGGTACAACTAGTAGTGGTGAAGTCAAAATATTAAAAGACGTTGACACTAATATCGAAGGTCGTGATATTCTTTTTGTTGAAGATATTATTGATACTGGTCGGACCTTAAAATATTTAAGGGATATGTTCAAATATCGAAAAGCTAATTCTGTCAAAATTGCAACCTTATTTGATAAGCCAGAAGGCCGAGTGGTTGAGATTGAAGCTGACTATGTTTGTTATGATGTACCAAACGAATTTATTGTTGGTTTTGGTTTAGATTACGAAGAAAACTACCGTAATCTTCCCTATGTAGGAGTTTTAAAAGAAGAAATCTATTCAAAATAG
- the ftsH gene encoding ATP-dependent zinc metalloprotease FtsH, with protein MKNNKNNGFVKNSFVYIIVIVLVITGFQYYLRGTSTQSQQISYTKLIKQIKAGDVKSITYQPSGSIIEVKGKYEKPQKNAIDQGLSFFGTGSSTKVSEFTSLVLPSDSVVKEMMAAADKSGTTVSVKQESSSGAWISFLVSFLPIIIFAGFMMMMMNQGGGGARGAMSFGKNKAKSQSKDDVKVRFTDVAGAEEEKQELVEVVDFLKNPKKYKALGARIPSGVLLEGPPGTGKTLLAKAVAGEAGVPFFSISGSDFVEMFVGVGASRVRSLFEDAKKAERAIIFIDEIDAVGRRRGAGMGGGNDEREQTLNQLLIEMDGFEGNESIIVIAATNRSDVLDPALLRPGRFDRKVLVGRPDVKGREAILRVHAKNKPLAEDVNLKVVAQQTPGFVGADLENVLNEAALVAARRNKEKIDASDIDEAEDRVIAGPSKKDRTISQREREMVAYHEAGHTIVGLILSNARVVHKVTIVPRGRAGGYMIALPKEDQMLLSKDDLKEQLAGLMGGRVAEEIIFNAQTTGASNDFEQATQMARAMITEYGMSEKLGPVQYEGNHAMMPGQISPEKSYSAQTAQMIDDEVRALLNQARNKAADIINENRETHKLIAEALLKYETLDAAQIKSIFETGKMPEIPDSENEDVHALSYEEIKDKMVEEDEQ; from the coding sequence ATGAAAAATAATAAAAATAATGGCTTTGTTAAAAATTCATTTGTCTATATTATAGTTATTGTGCTTGTTATTACAGGTTTCCAATACTATTTGAGAGGAACAAGTACACAAAGCCAACAGATTAGTTATACTAAGCTAATCAAACAAATCAAAGCTGGTGATGTGAAGTCGATTACTTATCAGCCAAGTGGAAGTATCATAGAGGTTAAAGGAAAATATGAGAAACCACAAAAAAATGCTATTGATCAAGGTTTGTCGTTTTTTGGAACAGGTTCATCAACAAAAGTTTCAGAGTTTACTTCTTTAGTTTTGCCTAGTGATTCTGTCGTCAAAGAAATGATGGCAGCTGCTGATAAAAGTGGTACTACAGTTTCAGTAAAACAAGAAAGTTCAAGTGGTGCTTGGATATCATTTTTAGTAAGCTTCTTACCTATCATTATTTTCGCAGGTTTCATGATGATGATGATGAATCAAGGCGGTGGTGGTGCGAGAGGCGCCATGAGCTTTGGTAAGAATAAAGCAAAATCTCAAAGTAAAGATGATGTAAAGGTACGTTTTACAGACGTTGCTGGAGCTGAGGAAGAAAAACAAGAACTCGTAGAGGTAGTTGATTTTCTTAAGAATCCTAAAAAATATAAAGCTTTAGGTGCTAGAATTCCTTCTGGAGTTTTACTTGAAGGCCCTCCTGGAACGGGTAAAACTTTATTAGCAAAAGCAGTAGCAGGTGAAGCGGGAGTACCTTTCTTCAGTATCTCAGGTTCTGACTTTGTTGAAATGTTCGTTGGTGTTGGTGCTAGCCGTGTTCGCTCTTTGTTTGAAGATGCTAAAAAGGCTGAACGTGCTATTATTTTTATTGACGAGATTGATGCTGTTGGTAGACGCCGTGGTGCCGGAATGGGTGGCGGTAATGATGAACGTGAACAAACCTTAAACCAACTTTTAATTGAAATGGATGGTTTTGAAGGAAATGAAAGTATTATCGTTATTGCAGCAACAAACCGCAGTGACGTATTAGATCCAGCTTTGTTAAGGCCAGGCCGTTTTGATCGTAAAGTTCTAGTTGGTCGTCCTGATGTTAAAGGTCGTGAAGCTATATTGAGAGTTCATGCTAAGAATAAGCCATTAGCAGAAGATGTTAATCTGAAAGTAGTTGCTCAACAAACGCCTGGTTTTGTTGGAGCTGATTTAGAAAATGTTTTGAATGAAGCAGCATTAGTCGCAGCCCGTCGTAATAAAGAAAAAATCGATGCCAGTGATATTGATGAAGCAGAAGATCGTGTTATTGCTGGACCTTCTAAGAAAGATAGAACAATATCTCAAAGAGAACGGGAAATGGTTGCTTACCACGAAGCGGGACATACAATCGTTGGTCTAATTTTATCAAATGCTCGTGTAGTTCATAAAGTCACTATTGTTCCACGTGGTCGTGCAGGTGGTTATATGATTGCTCTTCCTAAAGAAGATCAGATGTTACTATCAAAAGATGACTTAAAAGAGCAACTTGCTGGTCTTATGGGTGGACGTGTTGCTGAGGAAATTATTTTTAATGCTCAAACAACAGGAGCTTCAAATGATTTCGAGCAAGCTACTCAAATGGCTAGAGCTATGATTACAGAATATGGTATGAGTGAAAAACTTGGTCCAGTGCAGTATGAGGGGAATCATGCCATGATGCCAGGTCAGATTTCACCAGAAAAATCTTATTCTGCACAAACTGCTCAAATGATTGATGATGAAGTCAGAGCTCTCTTAAATCAAGCACGTAATAAGGCAGCTGATATTATCAATGAAAATAGAGAAACTCATAAATTAATTGCTGAAGCTCTATTGAAATATGAAACGTTGGATGCTGCTCAAATTAAATCTATTTTTGAGACAGGTAAAATGCCAGAAATTCCAGATTCTGAGAATGAAGATGTTCATGCATTGTCATATGAAGAAATTAAGGATAAGATGGTAGAAGAAGACGAACAATAA
- a CDS encoding APC family permease, whose amino-acid sequence MNLFRKKNNSVKKTEMRRHLKVQDLIFLGLGSMVGTGVFTITGIGAAKYAGPALTISIILSAAAVAILALFYAEFSSRIPANGGAYSYVYATLGEFPAWIVGWYIIMEFLTAISSVAVGWGSYLKGLLSNFGVHIPTALNGTFNPKEGTYIDILPVLVMLIVTAIVLMNSKTALKFNSILVILKFSALALFIVVGLFFIKANNWIPFAPYGLGQFYGGKSGIFAGASVMFFAFLGFESISMTVDEVQEPQKNIPRGITLSLLIVTILYIVVTTILTGIVYYKKLNVPDAVSYALRLVKMDWAANYISIVAVMTLITVCISMTFALARIVYTISRDGLLPKSLQKVSKNSFVPQNATITVGLISMICAGLVPLASLAEFVNICTLAYLIIMSFSIIILRKNNGKPKAGEFTTPLVPLLPIIAITICASFMSQYMVITWIAFGISTLIGTVIYFVYGYHRSEENKN is encoded by the coding sequence ATGAATCTATTTCGCAAAAAAAATAACAGTGTCAAAAAAACAGAAATGAGGCGACATTTAAAAGTTCAAGATCTCATATTTCTTGGTCTTGGCTCTATGGTAGGTACAGGAGTATTTACAATAACAGGGATTGGTGCTGCTAAATATGCAGGGCCAGCGCTCACTATATCTATTATTCTATCAGCAGCAGCAGTTGCTATCTTAGCATTATTTTACGCAGAGTTTTCTTCTCGGATTCCAGCTAATGGTGGAGCTTATAGCTATGTCTATGCTACCTTAGGTGAATTTCCAGCATGGATTGTTGGTTGGTACATTATTATGGAATTTTTGACAGCTATCTCTAGTGTTGCAGTAGGTTGGGGAAGCTATCTTAAAGGGTTACTTAGTAATTTTGGTGTGCATATTCCAACAGCATTGAATGGAACATTTAACCCTAAAGAAGGGACTTATATTGATATTTTACCAGTTTTGGTTATGTTAATAGTTACAGCTATTGTTTTAATGAACTCAAAAACAGCTTTAAAATTTAATTCTATACTTGTTATTTTAAAATTTTCTGCCTTAGCATTATTTATAGTTGTTGGATTATTTTTTATTAAGGCAAATAACTGGATACCATTTGCTCCTTATGGATTGGGTCAGTTTTACGGAGGAAAATCTGGTATTTTTGCTGGTGCCTCTGTTATGTTTTTTGCTTTTTTAGGATTTGAGTCAATTTCTATGACAGTAGATGAAGTACAAGAGCCTCAAAAGAATATTCCTAGAGGAATAACTTTATCACTATTAATTGTAACAATTTTATATATAGTTGTGACTACTATCCTTACAGGAATTGTTTATTATAAGAAATTAAATGTTCCTGATGCTGTATCCTATGCCTTAAGACTTGTTAAGATGGATTGGGCAGCTAATTATATCTCTATCGTTGCAGTAATGACTTTAATAACGGTCTGTATATCGATGACATTTGCACTAGCAAGAATTGTTTATACAATAAGTAGGGATGGGCTTTTACCAAAATCATTACAGAAAGTGTCAAAAAATAGTTTCGTTCCCCAAAATGCAACGATTACTGTTGGTCTTATATCAATGATTTGTGCAGGATTAGTCCCTCTCGCTAGTTTAGCAGAATTTGTTAATATTTGTACTCTTGCTTATCTCATCATTATGTCTTTTTCTATCATTATTTTACGAAAAAATAATGGTAAACCCAAAGCAGGTGAATTTACAACGCCACTAGTTCCATTATTACCTATCATTGCCATTACTATTTGTGCTTCATTTATGTCACAATATATGGTTATAACATGGATAGCATTTGGAATATCTACATTAATTGGAACAGTAATCTATTTTGTTTATGGGTATCATCGCTCAGAGGAAAATAAAAATTAA